A stretch of Spodoptera frugiperda isolate SF20-4 chromosome 6, AGI-APGP_CSIRO_Sfru_2.0, whole genome shotgun sequence DNA encodes these proteins:
- the LOC118267685 gene encoding zinc finger protein 883-like has product MASTSDTELNINTAVHDTNTKNLDACCRTCLRDVQGDDNMYDVFQDGSHQFDIPRIIYLCTTIEISKADPLPKKICYSCYSFLLNYHEFRDTAIFAEQQLQEHIVKTVLIKSEDNHLGIEVEGENNQQQSENANATLDGDSEMTVKEEANPYSNMSALSSDLPDIIDVPELEEQPTNFMVTCDVCGKDFISVEKLQKHKKRHEKTYTCIICSETFNYNFKYMEHMLTHRPTVDKPPDAETSTEMNAEMNDSDVNTEINHNTEQPQTLQCEICSETFRSVNSLSAHKRKHTPKDRVLCCTICGIVFKKLSHLKRHELSHGINKPYKCTTCQKAYATESAYSDHMNKHKGIMPHCCPVCMKSFTHLSSLKTHVRVHTKRRPYLCPTCGKTFDSSTNLNQHLNRHKGLKSFACNLCPRKFVSKGELKSHVVTHTGVKSYTCDECNASFTKNSSLTTHKLRHLGVRRYQCDACPMKFTCKDHLKRHNRIHTGERPYKCEICDRAFTQSNDLVKHKRSHLGVNLYKCVQCTQSFRLLTELRQHMSEHFLSARLEALKFTNTDNNSQSASNSQRVANSQPAGISQLPGPSQPVVITQPADINQPAGITQPVEMSQPVDNNDSITVLPQNDGNKSEL; this is encoded by the exons ATGGCCTCTACCTCCGACACTGAACTGAATATAAATACAGCCGTCCATGATACGAACACAAAGAACCTAGATGCTTGTTGTCGCACTTGTTTGAGAGATGTGCAAGGCGACGACAACATGTATGATGTATTTCAAGACGGATCACATCAATTTGATATACCtagaataatatatttgtgTACCACAATAGAG ATCAGTAAAGCAGACCCCCTGCCAAAGAAAATATGCTACAGTTGCTACAGCTTCCTATTAAATTATCATGAGTTTAGAGACACAGCTATATTTGCTGAACAGCAACTGCAAGAACATATAGTAAAGACTGTCCTCATTAAGTCAGAAGACAACCATCTTGGAATAGAAGTTGAAGGGGAAAATAATCAACAACAAAGTGAAAATGCAAATGCAACTTTAGATGGTGATTCCGAAATGACTGTAAAAGAGGAAGCAAACCCATACTCAAATATGTCAGCACTAAGTTCAGATTTACCAGATATAATAGATGTTCCCGAACTCGAAGAACAACCAACAAACTTCATGGTAACATGTGATGTTTGCGGCAAAGACTTTATATCAGTTGAGaaactacaaaaacataaaaagcgTCATGAAAAAACATACACTTGTATCATTTGTTCTGAAAcgtttaattacaattttaagtaTATGGAACACATGCTCACACATAGGCCCACTGTAGATAAGCCACCAGATGCTGAAACAAGTACTGAAATGAACGCTGAAATGAATGACTCTGACGTAAATACTGAGATAAATCACAACACTGAACAGCCACAAACACTCCAATGTGAAATCTGTTCTGAAACATTCAGATCCGTAAACTCTTTATCGGCACATAAAAGAAAACACACACCAAAAGACAGAGTGCTCTGTTGCACAATATGCGGTATTGTTTTCAAAAAGCTGTCCCATTTAAAACGACATGAACTGAGTCACGGTATCAACAAGCCGTACAAATGTACTACATGTCAAAAGGCTTATGCAACGGAATCTGCGTACTCAGATCATATGAATAAGCATAAGGGAATAATGCCGCACTGCTGTCCAGTTTGTATGAAGTCCTTCACTCATCTCTCAAGTTTGAAAACTCATGTACGGGTACATACTAAGAGGAGACCCTATTTATGTCCGACTTGCGGAAAGACATTTGATTCGAGTACTAATTTGAATCAGCACTTGAACAGACATAAGGGTTTGAAATCATTTGCTTGTAATTTGTGTCCCAGGAAGTTTGTTAGTAAAG gGGAGTTAAAGTCCCATGTGGTAACCCACACCGGTGTGAAGTCGTATACGTGTGATGAATGCAATGCATCGTTCACCAAGAACAGCTCTCTGACCACACACAAGCTCCGACACTTGGGTGTCAGGCGCTACCAGTGTGATGCTTGTCCTATGAA ATTTACATGCAAAGATCATTTGAAGAGACACAATAGAATACACACAGGAGAGAGGCCCTACAAATGTGAGATATGCGATCGTGCGTTTACCCAGAGCAATGACTTGGTCAAACACAAGCGTTCACACCTCGGCGTTAACTTGTACAA ATGCGTACAATGCACACAAAGCTTCAGACTGCTGACAGAACTTCGGCAACACATGTCGGAGCACTTCTTATCTGCCCGCCTTGAAGCATTAAAGTTTACTAACACAGATAATAATAGTCAGTCAGCTAGCAATAGTCAGCGTGTTGCCAATAGTCAGCCTGCCGGCATAAGTCAGCTACCTGGCCCAAGTCAGCCAGTCGTCATAACTCAGCCAGCTGACATAAATCAGCCAGCTGGCATAACTCAACCGGTTGAAATGAGTCAACCAGTTGACAATAACGATTCCATAACCGTACTACCTCAAAATGACGGTAACAAGAGTGAACTATGA